In Comamonas sp. lk, the following proteins share a genomic window:
- the mscL gene encoding large conductance mechanosensitive channel protein MscL has product MGMMQEFREFAIKGNVMDLAVGVIIGGAFGKIVDSVVNDLIMPLVGLVFGKLDFSNLFVVLGTVPEGTVRTLDALKKAGVPVFAYGNFITVAVNFLILAFIIFIMIKQVNRLKREAPAAPEAAPATPEDVLLLREIRDSLNRKV; this is encoded by the coding sequence ATGGGCATGATGCAAGAATTCCGCGAATTCGCAATCAAGGGAAACGTGATGGATCTGGCCGTGGGCGTGATCATTGGCGGGGCCTTCGGCAAGATCGTTGATTCAGTTGTCAACGATCTCATCATGCCTCTGGTCGGCCTGGTTTTCGGCAAGCTGGATTTCTCGAATCTGTTCGTGGTCCTGGGCACCGTTCCGGAGGGCACAGTCCGGACGCTTGATGCCCTGAAGAAAGCCGGCGTTCCCGTATTTGCCTATGGCAATTTCATCACGGTGGCCGTGAATTTCCTGATTCTGGCCTTCATCATTTTCATCATGATCAAGCAGGTCAACCGCCTCAAGCGCGAAGCCCCGGCAGCACCCGAAGCCGCTCCTGCCACCCCCGAAGACGTGCTGCTGCTGCGCGAAATTCGCGACAGCCTGAACCGCAAGGTCTGA
- the petA gene encoding ubiquinol-cytochrome c reductase iron-sulfur subunit, which produces MSDSPVDSSKRTWIITSACAGAVGGVATAVPFVSSFQPSEKAKAAGAAVEVDISALKEGEKLTVEWRGKPVWIIKRTPEQLKDLPALDGELADPQSLRHPEEFTPEYARNEARSIKPELLVVVGICTHLGCSPTDKFQAGPQPSLPTDWKGGFLCPCHGSTFDMAGRVFKNKPAPDNLQVPPHMYLSDTKLLIGEDKKTA; this is translated from the coding sequence ATGAGTGACTCTCCAGTCGACTCCAGCAAACGCACGTGGATCATCACGTCAGCATGTGCTGGTGCCGTAGGCGGTGTGGCGACAGCCGTCCCTTTCGTGAGCTCCTTTCAGCCTTCGGAAAAGGCCAAGGCAGCAGGTGCAGCAGTCGAGGTGGATATTTCCGCCCTCAAGGAAGGTGAGAAACTCACTGTCGAGTGGCGTGGCAAGCCTGTCTGGATCATCAAACGCACGCCTGAGCAGCTCAAGGATTTGCCGGCACTCGATGGTGAACTGGCTGACCCCCAATCTCTGCGCCACCCCGAAGAATTCACGCCCGAATACGCGCGCAACGAAGCCCGTTCCATCAAGCCTGAATTGCTGGTAGTGGTCGGTATCTGCACTCACCTGGGTTGCTCGCCCACCGATAAGTTTCAGGCCGGCCCCCAGCCTTCGCTGCCCACTGACTGGAAGGGCGGTTTTCTCTGCCCTTGCCATGGCTCGACTTTCGACATGGCGGGCCGCGTATTCAAGAACAAGCCCGCGCCGGACAATCTGCAAGTGCCTCCGCACATGTATCTGTCTGACACCAAGCTCTTGATTGGTGAAGACAAGAAGACTGCCTGA
- a CDS encoding cytochrome bc complex cytochrome b subunit, which yields MAHEFKQLDPNATAGAKIGNWFENRFPTAFDAYRVHMSEYYAPKNFNFWYIFGSLALLVLVIQIVTGIFLVMHYKPDADKAFASVEYIMRDVPWGWLIRYMHSTGASAFFIVVYLHMFRGLLYGSYRKPRELVWIFGCAIFLVLMAEAFMGYLLPWGQMSYWGAQVIVNLFAAIPFVGPDLALLIRGDYVVGDATLNRFFSFHVIAVPLVLLGLVVAHLLALHDVGSNNPDGIEIKGPNAPKDAKGNPLDGIPFHPYYTVHDIFGVTVFLFLFSAVVFFAPEFGGYFLEYNNFIPADPLKTPNHIAPVWYFTPFYSMLRAITSQMMYVLIACVVLGAGYGILKSRLPVIVKGVVGVVALGVIAMMLSIDAKFWGVVVMGGAVIILFALPWLDCSPVKSIRYRPSWHKYVYAVFVVNFVVLAYLGVQAPSPIGEKVSQVGTLFYFGFFLLMPWWSRLGKTKPVPERVTFKPH from the coding sequence ATGGCCCACGAATTCAAGCAACTCGATCCGAACGCCACTGCGGGCGCCAAGATCGGCAACTGGTTTGAGAACCGTTTCCCGACGGCATTTGACGCCTACCGCGTCCATATGTCCGAGTACTACGCACCCAAGAATTTCAACTTCTGGTACATCTTCGGCTCGCTGGCGCTGCTGGTGCTGGTGATCCAGATCGTCACCGGCATCTTCCTGGTGATGCACTACAAGCCAGACGCTGACAAGGCGTTTGCTTCGGTGGAATACATCATGCGCGATGTGCCCTGGGGTTGGCTGATCCGCTATATGCACTCCACGGGGGCCTCGGCCTTCTTCATCGTCGTCTATCTGCACATGTTCCGCGGGCTGCTCTATGGCTCTTACCGCAAGCCGCGCGAGCTGGTGTGGATCTTCGGCTGCGCCATCTTCCTGGTGCTGATGGCCGAAGCCTTCATGGGTTATTTGCTGCCCTGGGGTCAGATGTCGTACTGGGGCGCGCAGGTGATCGTGAACCTGTTTGCAGCCATTCCCTTTGTCGGTCCTGATCTGGCTTTGCTGATCCGTGGCGACTATGTGGTGGGTGATGCCACGCTGAACCGCTTCTTCAGCTTCCACGTGATCGCCGTGCCTCTGGTGCTGTTGGGTTTGGTGGTGGCGCACTTGCTGGCGCTGCACGATGTGGGTTCCAACAATCCCGATGGCATTGAAATCAAGGGCCCCAACGCGCCCAAGGATGCCAAGGGCAATCCGCTCGATGGCATTCCCTTCCATCCTTACTACACCGTGCACGACATTTTTGGCGTGACCGTGTTCCTGTTCCTGTTCTCGGCGGTGGTGTTCTTTGCGCCCGAGTTTGGCGGCTACTTCCTGGAGTACAACAATTTCATTCCTGCGGATCCGCTCAAGACTCCCAATCACATTGCGCCTGTCTGGTACTTCACGCCTTTCTATTCCATGCTGCGTGCCATCACCAGCCAGATGATGTATGTGCTGATTGCCTGCGTGGTGCTGGGTGCCGGTTACGGTATCCTCAAGTCGCGCTTGCCGGTGATCGTCAAGGGCGTGGTGGGTGTGGTGGCACTGGGCGTGATCGCCATGATGCTGTCCATCGACGCCAAATTCTGGGGCGTGGTGGTCATGGGTGGTGCCGTCATCATCCTGTTTGCCCTGCCATGGCTGGACTGCAGCCCCGTCAAGTCGATTCGCTATCGTCCGAGCTGGCACAAGTATGTGTATGCCGTGTTTGTGGTGAACTTCGTGGTCTTGGCCTATCTGGGCGTGCAAGCACCTTCGCCCATCGGTGAAAAAGTCTCACAGGTCGGTACGCTGTTTTACTTTGGCTTCTTCCTGCTCATGCCCTGGTGGAGTCGCTTGGGTAAAACCAAGCCCGTGCCAGAGCGCGTGACATTCAAGCCACACTGA
- a CDS encoding cytochrome c1 yields the protein MKKLILTLVAALGLAAGAQASEGGIHWDKAPVNTSDTASLQNGAKIFVNYCLSCHSAAFMRFNRLKDIGLTDQEIKDNLLFTTDKVGETMKAAINPKEAKEWFGANPPDLTVIARSRAGANGTGADYLYTFLRTFYRDDTKATGWNNLAFPSVGMPHALWQLQGERRAIFEEHDEHGTKTQVFKGWEQVSPGKMTAVQYDQAVGDLVNYLQWMGEPAQNTRTRVGVGVLVFLAFFIFIAWRLNAAFWKNVK from the coding sequence ATGAAGAAACTGATCCTCACTTTGGTTGCGGCTCTGGGTCTGGCTGCGGGTGCGCAAGCCTCTGAAGGCGGCATCCACTGGGACAAGGCACCGGTCAACACCTCGGACACGGCCTCTTTGCAAAACGGCGCCAAGATTTTCGTCAACTACTGTCTCAGCTGCCACTCGGCTGCCTTCATGCGCTTTAACCGCCTGAAGGACATAGGGCTGACCGATCAGGAAATCAAGGACAATCTGCTGTTCACCACGGACAAGGTGGGCGAGACCATGAAGGCGGCCATCAATCCCAAGGAAGCCAAGGAGTGGTTTGGCGCCAATCCGCCCGATCTGACGGTGATTGCACGCTCGCGTGCCGGTGCCAACGGAACAGGTGCCGATTACCTCTATACCTTCTTGCGTACTTTCTACCGGGATGACACCAAGGCCACGGGCTGGAATAATCTCGCCTTTCCAAGCGTAGGCATGCCGCATGCGCTTTGGCAGCTGCAAGGCGAGCGTCGTGCCATCTTTGAAGAGCATGACGAACACGGGACTAAAACCCAGGTGTTCAAAGGTTGGGAGCAGGTGTCTCCAGGCAAGATGACCGCAGTGCAGTACGATCAGGCAGTTGGCGATCTGGTGAATTACCTGCAATGGATGGGCGAACCAGCCCAGAACACCCGTACCCGCGTGGGCGTGGGCGTGCTGGTGTTTCTGGCCTTCTTCATCTTCATTGCGTGGCGCCTGAACGCTGCGTTCTGGAAAAACGTCAAGTAA
- a CDS encoding glutathione S-transferase N-terminal domain-containing protein → MMVLYSGTTCPFSHRCRFVLFEKGMDFEIRDVDLFSKPEEISVMNPYGQVPILVERDLILYESNIINEYIDERFPHPQLMPGDPVDRARVRLFLLNFEKELFVHVSALEERNVKGNEKVLEKARAHIRDRLTQLAPVFLKNKYMLGENFSMLDVAIAPLLWRLDYYGIELSKNAAPLLKYAERIFSRPAYIEALTPSEKVMRK, encoded by the coding sequence ATGATGGTGCTTTATTCGGGAACGACCTGCCCCTTTTCACACCGCTGCCGCTTTGTGCTGTTTGAAAAAGGCATGGATTTCGAGATCCGCGATGTGGACTTGTTCAGCAAGCCCGAAGAGATCAGCGTGATGAACCCCTATGGCCAGGTGCCAATTCTGGTGGAACGCGATCTGATTCTGTATGAATCGAACATCATCAATGAGTACATTGATGAGCGCTTCCCTCATCCTCAGCTCATGCCTGGCGATCCCGTGGATCGCGCCCGTGTGCGCCTGTTCCTGCTGAACTTCGAAAAAGAGCTGTTCGTGCACGTCAGCGCTCTGGAAGAGCGCAATGTCAAGGGCAACGAAAAAGTGCTGGAAAAGGCCCGTGCCCACATTCGCGACCGCTTGACACAGCTGGCTCCCGTGTTCCTCAAGAACAAGTACATGCTGGGTGAGAACTTCTCCATGCTGGACGTAGCCATTGCCCCTCTGCTGTGGCGCCTGGATTACTACGGTATCGAGCTGTCCAAGAACGCAGCCCCTCTGCTCAAGTACGCCGAGCGCATCTTCTCGCGCCCTGCTTACATTGAAGCACTGACACCTTCTGAAAAGGTCATGCGCAAGTAA
- a CDS encoding ClpXP protease specificity-enhancing factor: MNAPEATSTRPYLLRALFEWCTDNGYTPHIAVRVDRSTQVPMEFVRDGEIVLNISYDATSGLLIGNEHVEFKARFGGKPREIMVPITHVMAIYARETGQGMAFPPEEAEQDEQEMSQDEMIEFIEDQAPEVTADDRVVQLVTTKTPESDDDAPRTPPPAGGRPALKRVK; encoded by the coding sequence ATGAACGCGCCCGAAGCGACATCCACACGCCCGTATCTGCTGCGGGCCCTGTTTGAATGGTGCACCGACAACGGCTATACCCCGCACATTGCCGTGCGTGTGGATCGCAGCACCCAGGTGCCCATGGAGTTTGTGCGTGATGGCGAGATTGTTCTCAACATCAGCTACGACGCCACCAGCGGGCTGCTGATCGGCAACGAGCACGTGGAATTTAAGGCCCGTTTTGGCGGCAAGCCCCGCGAAATCATGGTGCCCATCACCCATGTGATGGCTATTTACGCCCGCGAAACCGGGCAGGGCATGGCCTTTCCGCCCGAAGAGGCTGAGCAGGACGAGCAAGAGATGTCTCAGGACGAGATGATCGAGTTCATCGAAGACCAGGCACCCGAGGTCACTGCCGATGATCGCGTGGTGCAACTGGTCACCACCAAGACGCCGGAGTCGGATGATGACGCGCCTCGCACCCCACCGCCAGCGGGCGGCCGCCCTGCACTGAAACGAGTGAAGTAA
- the secA gene encoding preprotein translocase subunit SecA: MATNFLTKLFGSRNDRLLKQYRKTVARINAMEPEYEKLSDEALRAKTQEFKGRVANGESLNDLLPEAFAVVREGSKRVMKMRHFDVQMQGGMALHDGKIAEMRTGEGKTLTATLPVYLNALSAEGVHVVTVNDYLARRDATTMARLYNFLGLTVGINLPNLSREEKQAAYNSDITYGTNNEYGFDYLRDNMVYEPGDRVQRVLNFAIVDEVDSILIDEARTPLIISGPAEDHTAMYVAMNKIVPALVRQEGEADPRTGEGVTKPGDFTVDEKSHQVYLTDQGYEAAERLLADAGLIPQGSSLYDPSNISLVHHLYAALRANQLYFRDQHYVVQNGEIVIVDEFTGRLMAGRRWSDGLHQAVEAKEGVEIQAENQTMASITFQNYFRLYKKLSGMTGTADTEAYEFQEIYGLETVVIPPNRPSKREDQLDRVYKTTKEKYDAAIKDIRECHERGQPVLVGTTSIENSEIIDQLLNRENLPHQVLNAKQHEREADIVAQAGSAGMITIATNMAGRGTDIVLGGNIDKQLAELEADESLTPTERQQKIDKLRAEWQIAHDKIVELGGLRIIATERHESRRIDNQLRGRSGRQGDPGSSRFYLSLDDQLMRIFAGDRVKAIMDRLKMPEGEAIEAGIVTRSIESAQRKVEARNFDMRKQLLEYDDVANDQRKVIYQQRNDILDSADLEGMLAAMREDVITDVVRQFVPAESMEEQWDIPGLEKALAGEWQLSLDLQNDVAASDSITDEEILEKVVKAAHEMYESKLALIGKENFTQFQRAVLLQSFDSNWRDHLAALDYLRQGIHLRGYAQKQPKQEYKREAFELFRQLIDQVKTEVTRVLMTVQVRSREEMDEAAVAMNERGAQSLEHMSYAGPSDTEGDAEDGDVVLAETLAMPDGVHVGRNDPCPCGSGKKFKQCHGKLS, from the coding sequence ATGGCCACCAATTTCCTCACCAAACTGTTCGGCAGCCGCAACGATCGTCTGCTAAAGCAATACCGTAAGACAGTCGCTCGCATCAATGCGATGGAGCCTGAGTACGAAAAGCTCAGCGATGAGGCATTGCGCGCCAAGACGCAAGAGTTCAAGGGCCGCGTCGCCAACGGCGAGTCGCTGAACGATTTGCTGCCGGAAGCTTTTGCCGTGGTGCGTGAAGGCTCCAAGCGCGTCATGAAGATGCGCCACTTCGATGTGCAGATGCAAGGCGGCATGGCCCTGCATGACGGCAAGATTGCCGAAATGCGCACTGGTGAAGGCAAGACGCTGACCGCAACCTTGCCGGTCTACCTCAATGCCCTGTCGGCTGAGGGTGTGCACGTGGTGACCGTCAACGATTACCTGGCTAGGCGCGATGCGACCACCATGGCGCGTCTGTACAACTTCCTGGGACTGACGGTAGGTATCAACCTGCCCAACCTCTCGCGCGAGGAAAAGCAGGCCGCTTACAACTCCGACATCACCTACGGTACGAACAACGAATACGGCTTCGACTACCTGCGTGACAACATGGTGTATGAGCCCGGCGATCGCGTGCAGCGCGTGCTGAACTTCGCCATCGTCGATGAGGTGGACTCCATCCTGATCGATGAAGCCCGTACGCCGTTGATCATCTCCGGCCCGGCCGAAGACCACACGGCCATGTATGTGGCCATGAACAAGATCGTGCCCGCCCTGGTTCGCCAGGAAGGCGAGGCCGATCCTCGCACCGGTGAGGGCGTGACCAAGCCCGGCGATTTCACGGTGGATGAAAAGTCCCACCAGGTCTATCTGACGGACCAGGGTTACGAGGCCGCCGAGCGTCTGCTGGCCGATGCCGGCTTGATTCCGCAAGGCTCCTCGCTGTACGACCCCTCCAATATTTCGCTGGTTCACCACCTGTACGCCGCGCTGCGTGCCAACCAGCTGTACTTCCGCGATCAGCACTATGTGGTGCAAAACGGTGAAATCGTCATCGTTGACGAATTCACCGGCCGCTTGATGGCGGGTCGCCGCTGGAGCGATGGTCTGCACCAGGCCGTGGAAGCCAAGGAAGGCGTGGAAATTCAGGCCGAGAACCAGACCATGGCCTCGATCACTTTCCAGAACTACTTCCGTCTGTACAAAAAACTGTCGGGCATGACGGGTACGGCCGATACCGAGGCCTACGAGTTCCAGGAAATCTACGGTCTGGAAACCGTGGTCATTCCGCCCAACCGTCCCAGCAAGCGCGAGGACCAGCTGGACCGCGTCTACAAGACGACCAAGGAAAAGTACGACGCCGCCATCAAGGACATCCGCGAATGCCACGAGCGCGGCCAGCCCGTGCTGGTGGGCACGACCTCGATCGAAAACTCCGAAATCATCGATCAGCTGCTCAATCGCGAAAACCTGCCGCACCAGGTGCTGAATGCCAAGCAGCACGAGCGTGAGGCCGATATCGTGGCCCAGGCTGGCAGCGCCGGCATGATCACCATTGCCACCAACATGGCCGGTCGCGGTACCGACATCGTGCTGGGCGGCAATATCGACAAGCAACTGGCGGAGCTGGAAGCCGATGAGTCTCTGACACCCACTGAGCGCCAGCAGAAAATCGACAAGCTGCGTGCCGAATGGCAGATTGCACACGACAAGATCGTGGAGCTGGGCGGCTTGCGCATCATCGCTACCGAGCGCCATGAATCGCGCCGTATCGACAACCAGCTGCGTGGCCGTTCGGGCCGCCAGGGCGACCCCGGTTCCTCGCGCTTTTACCTGAGCCTGGACGACCAGCTCATGCGCATCTTTGCTGGCGATCGCGTCAAGGCCATCATGGATCGCCTGAAGATGCCCGAGGGCGAAGCGATTGAAGCCGGTATCGTGACCCGCTCCATCGAATCGGCACAGCGCAAGGTGGAAGCCCGCAACTTCGACATGCGCAAGCAGCTGCTCGAATACGACGACGTGGCCAACGATCAGCGCAAGGTCATCTACCAGCAGCGCAACGACATTCTGGACTCGGCCGATCTGGAAGGCATGTTGGCCGCCATGCGCGAAGACGTGATCACCGATGTGGTGCGTCAATTCGTGCCTGCCGAGTCCATGGAAGAGCAGTGGGACATCCCGGGTCTGGAGAAAGCGCTGGCTGGCGAATGGCAGCTCTCGCTAGACTTGCAGAACGACGTGGCGGCCTCGGACTCGATCACCGATGAAGAGATTTTGGAGAAGGTCGTCAAGGCTGCGCACGAGATGTACGAATCCAAGCTGGCTCTGATCGGCAAGGAGAACTTCACCCAGTTCCAGCGTGCCGTGCTGCTGCAAAGCTTTGACAGCAACTGGCGCGACCACCTGGCCGCTCTGGACTATCTGCGCCAGGGCATTCACCTGCGCGGCTATGCCCAGAAGCAGCCCAAGCAGGAATACAAGCGCGAAGCCTTCGAGCTGTTCCGCCAGCTGATCGACCAGGTCAAGACCGAAGTCACCCGCGTGCTGATGACGGTGCAGGTTCGCTCCCGCGAGGAAATGGACGAAGCCGCAGTTGCCATGAACGAGCGCGGTGCACAAAGTCTGGAGCACATGAGCTATGCCGGACCTTCGGATACCGAGGGCGATGCCGAGGATGGCGATGTGGTGCTGGCCGAAACCCTGGCCATGCCCGACGGCGTGCATGTGGGACGCAACGACCCCTGCCCCTGCGGCAGCGGCAAGAAGTTCAAGCAGTGCCACGGCAAACTGTCCTGA
- the argJ gene encoding bifunctional glutamate N-acetyltransferase/amino-acid acetyltransferase ArgJ: MSVNLSAPVAADLLAINGVRIGITEAGVRKANRKDVTVFLLDEGASVAGVFTQNRFCAAPVQVSREHLLAGKGIRAMVINTGNANAGTGAAGLAHARATCDALAKELGLTAEQILPFSTGVIMEELPVDRIVAALPKAIAAAQSDLWAVAAEGIMTTDTLPKAFSRSVTIGGKSVSITGISKGAGMIRPNMATMLGFMATDAAIAPELLQPLVKELADGSFNRVTIDGDTSTNDSFVLMATHQAGNAQITTLSSAEGQQLKAALLDVAQKLAQAIVRDGEGATKFITVKVEGGKTEEECRLVAYAIAHSPLVKTAFFASDPNLGRILAAVGYAGIADLDQTRIDLYLDEVHVAVNGGRNPEYKEEDGQRVMKQQEITVRVLLGRGEAAQTVWTCDFSHEYVTINADYRS, encoded by the coding sequence ATGTCCGTGAATCTTTCCGCCCCCGTTGCCGCTGATCTGTTGGCGATCAATGGCGTTCGCATCGGCATCACCGAAGCCGGTGTGCGCAAGGCCAATCGCAAGGACGTGACGGTGTTCTTGCTGGACGAAGGCGCTTCGGTGGCCGGTGTGTTCACGCAAAACCGCTTCTGTGCCGCACCGGTGCAGGTCAGCCGAGAGCATTTGCTGGCCGGCAAGGGCATCCGTGCCATGGTCATCAATACCGGCAATGCCAATGCCGGCACCGGCGCCGCCGGTCTGGCCCATGCGCGGGCCACCTGCGATGCGCTGGCCAAGGAGCTGGGTCTGACGGCCGAGCAAATCCTGCCTTTCTCCACCGGCGTGATCATGGAAGAGCTACCCGTGGATCGCATTGTGGCGGCGCTGCCCAAGGCGATTGCGGCCGCTCAATCGGATCTCTGGGCCGTGGCCGCCGAAGGCATCATGACCACCGACACCCTGCCCAAGGCTTTCAGCCGCAGCGTGACGATTGGTGGCAAGTCCGTGTCCATTACCGGCATCAGCAAGGGCGCGGGCATGATTCGCCCCAATATGGCCACCATGCTGGGCTTTATGGCCACGGATGCGGCGATTGCTCCCGAGCTGCTGCAGCCCCTGGTCAAGGAATTGGCCGACGGCTCCTTCAACCGCGTGACGATTGACGGCGATACCTCGACCAACGACTCCTTTGTGCTGATGGCCACGCACCAGGCGGGCAATGCACAGATCACCACGCTCTCCAGCGCCGAAGGCCAGCAGCTCAAGGCGGCCTTGCTGGATGTGGCACAAAAACTGGCTCAAGCCATTGTGCGTGATGGGGAAGGTGCTACGAAATTCATCACGGTGAAGGTCGAAGGCGGCAAGACCGAAGAGGAATGCCGTCTGGTGGCTTACGCGATTGCCCACTCCCCCCTGGTCAAGACCGCCTTCTTTGCCTCCGACCCTAATCTGGGCCGCATTCTGGCCGCCGTGGGCTATGCCGGTATTGCCGATCTGGACCAAACCCGGATCGACCTGTACCTGGACGAAGTGCATGTGGCCGTCAACGGTGGTCGCAACCCCGAGTACAAGGAAGAAGACGGCCAGCGCGTGATGAAGCAGCAGGAAATCACCGTGCGCGTGCTGCTGGGCCGCGGCGAGGCAGCACAGACCGTGTGGACTTGCGACTTTAGCCACGAATACGTGACCATCAACGCGGATTACCGCTCCTGA
- a CDS encoding ATP-binding protein: MQDVMNSLERLVERAEQLMLRIEAVLPQPLQSPADWNAAIAWRYRKRSNGCGVLEPVRHVGEMNLSDLQNIEVQKEKIARNTEQFVQGRTANNVLLTGARGTGKSSLIRACLHSYAPQGLRLIEVDKADLTDLPDIVDVVAGRPEKFIIYCDDLSFEEGEPGYKAMKSILDGSVSAASANVLVYATSNRRHLLPEYMTDNLSTQKSDNGEIHPGEVVEEKISLSERFGLWVSFYPFSQDEYLRVVAQWMSALGMDQAAIDAARPEALVWALERGSRSGRVAHQFARDYAGRAERPAAAGARIEDVQGLAEEADLE, translated from the coding sequence ATGCAAGATGTGATGAACTCTTTGGAGCGCTTGGTTGAGCGTGCGGAACAGCTGATGCTTCGCATCGAAGCCGTGCTGCCTCAGCCGCTGCAATCGCCTGCAGACTGGAATGCGGCCATTGCCTGGCGCTACCGCAAGCGTTCCAACGGCTGCGGCGTGTTGGAGCCAGTGCGCCATGTGGGCGAGATGAATCTGTCGGATCTGCAGAACATCGAGGTGCAAAAAGAGAAGATTGCGCGCAACACCGAGCAGTTCGTGCAGGGGCGCACGGCCAACAACGTGCTGCTGACGGGCGCGCGCGGCACGGGCAAGTCTTCGCTGATTCGCGCCTGCCTGCACAGTTATGCGCCCCAAGGCCTGCGTCTGATCGAGGTGGATAAGGCTGATCTGACCGATTTGCCCGACATTGTGGACGTGGTCGCCGGCCGGCCCGAGAAGTTCATCATCTACTGCGATGACCTGAGCTTTGAAGAGGGCGAGCCCGGCTACAAGGCCATGAAGTCGATTCTCGATGGCTCGGTGTCTGCAGCCAGCGCCAATGTGCTGGTCTATGCCACCAGCAACCGCCGCCATCTGTTGCCCGAGTACATGACGGACAACCTGAGTACCCAAAAATCCGACAACGGCGAGATTCATCCCGGCGAGGTGGTGGAAGAGAAGATTTCCCTATCCGAGCGCTTTGGCCTGTGGGTGAGTTTCTATCCCTTCAGCCAGGACGAATACCTGCGCGTGGTGGCGCAATGGATGTCTGCCCTGGGTATGGATCAGGCGGCCATCGATGCAGCAAGGCCCGAAGCCCTGGTCTGGGCGCTGGAGCGTGGCTCGCGCAGCGGCCGCGTGGCCCATCAGTTTGCGCGTGACTATGCCGGGCGTGCCGAACGTCCTGCGGCTGCAGGTGCGCGCATAGAAGATGTCCAGGGTCTGGCCGAAGAAGCCGACCTGGAGTGA
- a CDS encoding NUDIX domain-containing protein, whose amino-acid sequence MQKLGKKRLPVTVETTASTRKYTEVAVGVLLRESDGALLLTSRPMGKPYAGFWEFPGGKLEAGETVEQALRRELIEELGVTIGAAHTWKVTEHDYPHALVRLHWCKVTEWTGEFEMREGQQMAWQQLPLQVHPVLPGAYPVLQWLSDERGLVFDAAYYEARQPA is encoded by the coding sequence ATGCAAAAACTTGGAAAGAAAAGGTTGCCAGTGACTGTTGAAACGACTGCGTCCACTCGCAAATACACGGAAGTCGCCGTGGGCGTGCTGCTGCGCGAATCCGATGGCGCCTTGCTGCTGACCAGTCGCCCCATGGGCAAGCCCTATGCGGGCTTCTGGGAGTTTCCCGGCGGCAAGCTGGAGGCCGGTGAAACCGTGGAACAGGCCCTGCGCCGCGAGCTGATCGAGGAGCTGGGCGTGACCATTGGCGCAGCCCACACCTGGAAGGTGACGGAGCATGACTATCCGCACGCGCTGGTGCGTCTGCACTGGTGCAAGGTGACGGAGTGGACGGGCGAATTTGAAATGCGCGAAGGCCAGCAAATGGCCTGGCAGCAGTTGCCGCTGCAAGTGCATCCGGTGCTGCCCGGCGCCTACCCGGTGCTGCAATGGCTCAGCGATGAGCGTGGCCTGGTGTTTGATGCTGCGTATTACGAGGCCAGACAGCCGGCTTGA
- a CDS encoding DNA gyrase inhibitor YacG produces MSTDNHSPTMVACPTCGGPSVFAPSNKFRPFCSQRCRQIDLGAWANEEFRVPAQTPPEDAPFGDPKTEP; encoded by the coding sequence ATGAGCACTGACAACCACTCCCCCACCATGGTGGCCTGCCCCACCTGTGGTGGCCCCAGCGTTTTTGCGCCCAGCAACAAATTCCGTCCCTTCTGCAGCCAGCGCTGCCGCCAGATCGACCTGGGCGCATGGGCCAATGAAGAGTTTCGCGTACCGGCACAGACACCGCCCGAAGATGCTCCGTTTGGCGACCCCAAAACCGAGCCCTGA